The segment CGAGCAGCTCAACCCTGCGGATAAGGAAAGGATAGAGAGCCACCTCGAGGGATGCCAGGCATGCCTCGGGGAGCTTGAGTCGCTCAGGGCGATGGTGAAGCTACTTCACCGGGTAGCCATGGTTACGCCGCCTCGCTCCTTCGCCGTTGCTGAGGCAGCGCCGAAACCGCAGCCCGCTTCCGCCCGTTCTTTCAGGGCGTTTCGTGCGGCGACTGCTGTAGCCGCGCTGCTCTTGGTGTTTACCTTCGCCGGTGACGCCGCTCACCTATTTGAGGCGGGACCTGTTGAGGAGAGAACTGCCCAACAAGTTACTCCTGCGGCCAACGACGACACGGGAGAAGGAGTGTTGTCTTCAGAAGGTGAAGGGTATGCTGATGGTGAAGTGTACACTTGGCCGGTATTCGAGCTAGAGCTGGCCCTGTCGGGGGTGGTCGTTGTATTGGGCGGAGCAACGGCGGTTCTGTGGCAAAAGAAGAGGAGA is part of the Dehalococcoidia bacterium genome and harbors:
- a CDS encoding zf-HC2 domain-containing protein, with amino-acid sequence MYRRKSECQIVQGRLSPYIDEQLNPADKERIESHLEGCQACLGELESLRAMVKLLHRVAMVTPPRSFAVAEAAPKPQPASARSFRAFRAATAVAALLLVFTFAGDAAHLFEAGPVEERTAQQVTPAANDDTGEGVLSSEGEGYADGEVYTWPVFELELALSGVVVVLGGATAVLWQKKRRGIEKG